A region of Streptomyces sp. R44 DNA encodes the following proteins:
- a CDS encoding lysoplasmalogenase, which translates to MKTSSRVLLAAFGLAAAVDLLSLLAGAELGHQIAKPLLMPLLAAYAVTRGAPGPLTAALLLGWGGDVFLLSDADWAFLVGMGSFAAGHVCYLFLFGRGRTSPLLGALYALALLATVALLWPDLPAELRIPVAGYSLLLTAMAYRSSALGLLAGLGGALFLLSDTLIATGVAEWPQLPAPDFWVMLTYIAAQYLLTAGALRAMYGERRTTV; encoded by the coding sequence GTGAAGACCTCCTCCCGCGTCCTGCTCGCCGCCTTCGGGCTCGCGGCCGCCGTCGACCTGCTCTCGCTGCTCGCCGGCGCCGAGCTCGGGCACCAGATCGCCAAGCCGCTCCTGATGCCCCTGCTCGCCGCGTACGCCGTCACCCGCGGCGCCCCCGGGCCGCTGACCGCCGCGCTCCTCCTCGGCTGGGGCGGAGACGTCTTCCTGCTCTCCGACGCCGACTGGGCCTTCCTCGTCGGCATGGGCTCCTTCGCCGCCGGACACGTCTGCTACCTGTTCCTCTTCGGCCGCGGGCGTACGTCGCCGCTGCTCGGCGCCCTGTACGCCCTCGCGCTCCTCGCCACCGTCGCGCTCCTCTGGCCCGACCTCCCCGCCGAGCTGCGGATCCCCGTCGCCGGGTACTCGCTGCTGCTCACCGCGATGGCCTACCGCTCCAGCGCCCTCGGGCTCCTGGCCGGCCTCGGCGGCGCGCTGTTCCTGCTCTCCGACACCCTGATCGCCACCGGCGTCGCCGAGTGGCCCCAGCTGCCGGCGCCCGACTTCTGGGTCATGCTGACCTACATCGCGGCGCAGTACCTGCTGACGGCGGGAGCGCTCCGCGCGATGTACGGTGAACGTCGTACAACCGTCTGA
- a CDS encoding sterol desaturase family protein: MPNLPDVVLWSIPAFALLTVLEMVSHRIHPDEDAAGYEAKDAATSIGMGLGSLFFDALWKIPVVAIYTAVHELTPLRVPVLWWTIPLMLLAQDFLYYWQHRGHHVVRILWACHVVHHSSRKFNLSTALRQPWTGVTGWPFYLPLIALGVHPAAVAFCYSVNLVYQFWIHTERIDKLPRPFEYVLNTPSHHRVHHASQGGYLDRNFGGILIVWDRMFGSWVGETERPVYGLTKNIETYNPLRVATHEYAAIARDLRAAHGWRERAGRVFRGPGWQPATRAPKAVPAAAPEAAA; this comes from the coding sequence ATGCCGAACCTGCCCGATGTCGTGCTCTGGTCCATACCGGCGTTCGCCCTGCTCACCGTCCTGGAGATGGTCAGCCACCGGATCCACCCCGACGAGGACGCCGCCGGGTACGAGGCCAAGGACGCCGCCACCAGCATCGGCATGGGGCTGGGGAGCCTCTTCTTCGACGCGCTGTGGAAGATCCCCGTCGTCGCGATCTACACCGCCGTCCACGAGCTGACCCCGCTCCGCGTCCCCGTCCTCTGGTGGACGATCCCGCTCATGCTGCTCGCGCAGGACTTCCTCTACTACTGGCAGCACCGCGGACACCATGTCGTCCGCATCCTCTGGGCCTGCCACGTCGTCCACCACAGCAGCCGGAAGTTCAACCTCAGCACCGCCCTGCGCCAGCCGTGGACCGGCGTCACGGGCTGGCCGTTCTACCTGCCGTTGATCGCCCTCGGCGTCCACCCGGCGGCCGTCGCCTTCTGCTACTCGGTCAACCTGGTCTACCAGTTCTGGATCCACACCGAGCGCATCGACAAGCTGCCCCGCCCCTTCGAGTACGTCCTCAACACCCCCTCGCACCACCGCGTCCACCACGCCTCCCAGGGCGGCTACCTGGACCGGAACTTCGGCGGCATCCTGATCGTCTGGGACCGGATGTTCGGCTCCTGGGTCGGCGAGACCGAGCGTCCCGTCTACGGGCTCACCAAGAACATCGAGACCTACAACCCGCTGCGCGTCGCCACCCACGAGTACGCCGCCATCGCCCGCGACCTGCGCGCCGCGCACGGCTGGCGCGAGCGGGCCGGACGGGTCTTCCGCGGCCCCGGCTGGCAGCCGGCGACCCGTGCCCCGAAGGCCGTGCCCGCCGCCGCCCCGGAGGCCGCGGCGTGA
- a CDS encoding VIT family protein — translation MTEAPAHDEAHGGGLGSRLNWLRAAVLGANDGVVSTAGLVVGVAGATESQAALLTAGLSGLLAGSMSMAAGEYVSVSSQRDSEKAALAQEKRELRERPEAELAELTGLLAARGLSPEVAREAAEQLTARDALRAHARVELGIDPDALTNPWHAAGASFLAFTVGALLPLLAIVLPPPSARLWVTVLSVLAALALTGWWSARLGAAPTPPAILRNVAGGALAMAVTYGAGSLLGAAGV, via the coding sequence GTGACTGAAGCCCCCGCACACGACGAGGCCCACGGCGGCGGCCTCGGCTCCCGTCTCAACTGGCTCCGGGCGGCCGTGCTCGGAGCCAACGACGGCGTCGTCTCCACCGCCGGCCTCGTCGTCGGCGTCGCCGGCGCCACCGAGTCCCAGGCCGCCCTGCTCACGGCCGGGCTCTCGGGGCTGCTCGCCGGCTCGATGTCGATGGCGGCGGGGGAGTACGTCTCCGTCTCCAGCCAGCGCGACTCCGAGAAGGCCGCCCTCGCCCAGGAGAAGCGCGAACTGCGCGAGCGGCCGGAGGCCGAACTCGCCGAACTGACCGGCCTGCTCGCCGCCCGCGGTCTCTCCCCGGAGGTGGCCCGCGAGGCCGCCGAACAGCTCACCGCCCGCGACGCGCTGCGCGCCCACGCGCGCGTGGAGCTCGGCATCGACCCCGACGCCCTCACCAACCCCTGGCACGCGGCCGGCGCCAGCTTCCTCGCCTTCACCGTCGGCGCCCTGCTCCCGCTCCTCGCGATCGTCCTCCCGCCGCCCTCCGCGCGCCTCTGGGTCACGGTCCTCTCCGTGCTCGCCGCGCTCGCCCTCACCGGCTGGTGGAGCGCCCGCCTGGGCGCCGCCCCCACGCCCCCGGCGATCCTCCGCAACGTGGCGGGCGGGGCCCTCGCGATGGCGGTCACCTACGGCGCGGGCTCCCTGCTGGGAGCGGCGGGCGTGTGA
- a CDS encoding amidohydrolase family protein has translation MDRYTVISADCHAGADLLDYKPYLEKRHHDDFDAWAATYVNPYEDLLADTADRNWNSQRRLRELEADGIVAEVVFPNTIPPFFPKASLMAQPPTRAEYEQRWAGLQAHNRWLADFCADAPGRRAGVAQILLNDVDAAVAEIRRAREAGLTGGILLPGVPPGSPVPELYSEAYDPIWAVCAELDVPVNHHGGSASPPLGDEPAARAVFMVETTWFSHRALWHLIFGGAFRRHPGLKLVLTEQGSGWIPGVLDMLDYYHRRLVSAATRAATAESKFGAGLAESMGKGPKEVWRDNCFVGASFMRPHEVPLRDRIGLDKIMWGSDYPHDEGTTPYSREGLRIAYAGLPREEVAAMAGGNAARVYGFDLALLDRLAAVHGPAVEEIAQPLEKVPEGATSPAFAPGGSVRVW, from the coding sequence ATGGACAGATACACCGTCATCTCCGCCGACTGCCACGCCGGCGCCGACCTCCTCGACTACAAGCCGTACCTGGAGAAGAGGCACCACGACGACTTCGACGCCTGGGCGGCGACCTACGTCAACCCGTACGAGGACCTCCTCGCCGACACCGCCGACCGCAACTGGAACTCGCAGCGCCGGCTGCGCGAGCTGGAGGCGGACGGCATCGTCGCCGAGGTCGTCTTCCCCAACACCATCCCGCCGTTCTTCCCCAAGGCCTCCCTGATGGCCCAGCCGCCCACCCGCGCCGAGTACGAGCAGCGCTGGGCCGGACTCCAGGCCCACAACCGCTGGCTGGCCGACTTCTGCGCGGACGCCCCGGGGCGCAGGGCGGGCGTGGCGCAGATCCTCCTCAACGACGTGGACGCGGCGGTCGCGGAGATCCGCCGCGCCCGCGAGGCCGGTCTCACCGGCGGCATCCTGCTGCCCGGGGTCCCGCCGGGCTCGCCCGTCCCCGAGCTGTACTCGGAGGCATACGACCCGATCTGGGCCGTCTGCGCCGAGCTCGACGTGCCGGTCAACCACCACGGCGGCTCCGCGTCGCCGCCGCTCGGCGACGAACCGGCCGCCCGGGCGGTGTTCATGGTGGAGACCACCTGGTTCTCCCACCGGGCCCTGTGGCACCTGATCTTCGGCGGCGCGTTCCGGCGCCACCCGGGGCTCAAGCTGGTCCTGACCGAACAGGGCTCGGGCTGGATCCCCGGCGTGCTCGACATGCTGGACTACTACCACCGGCGCCTGGTGTCGGCCGCGACCCGGGCCGCCACCGCCGAGTCCAAGTTCGGCGCAGGCCTCGCGGAGTCCATGGGCAAGGGCCCCAAGGAGGTCTGGCGGGACAACTGCTTCGTCGGCGCGAGCTTCATGCGCCCCCACGAGGTGCCGCTGCGCGACCGGATCGGCCTCGACAAGATCATGTGGGGCAGCGACTACCCGCACGACGAGGGCACCACCCCGTACTCCCGCGAAGGCCTCCGCATCGCCTACGCGGGACTCCCAAGGGAGGAGGTCGCCGCCATGGCCGGCGGGAACGCCGCCCGCGTCTACGGCTTCGACCTCGCCCTCCTCGACCGCCTCGCCGCCGTCCACGGCCCGGCCGTCGAGGAGATCGCCCAGCCCCTGGAGAAGGTCCCCGAGGGGGCCACCAGCCCGGCCTTCGCCCCGGGCGGGTCGGTCCGCGTGTGGTGA
- a CDS encoding amidohydrolase family protein: MSNERHEDPYLIISSDCHAGLPTEEYRPYLDPRFHRDFDDFLAGREARREAMTRLGVRNEAFANKWFTDNEEGLRGGWDPAQRIKELDGDGVAAEVVFPDADAVDSQTAAPFGVGLGLSGDQDPQLGMAGAKAHNRWLAEFVSANPARHCGVALLPVTADVREVVAEIHRAKESGLGALMIPSMWVDKAPYHDRRYDPVWAAAAETGMPVVTHSGAAPREEYGDHLGIYVSEVTFWPARPLWFLLWSGVFERHPGLRFGVAESGCWWLPNLLWFMDRLYLGAHGGKKLSPFAELKRPPSEYLDRQVFVCATNTKRRELAQRYEIGVDNILWGSDFPHPEGTWPDTRAWLRRTFHDIPVEETRRMLGLAAAEVFGFDIQILDPIARRIGPTPADLGQPADQAAVEASWARSREVGRHWLTDHEFPVLGAN; encoded by the coding sequence ATGAGCAACGAGCGCCATGAGGACCCGTATCTGATCATCTCCTCCGACTGCCATGCCGGGCTCCCCACCGAGGAGTACCGGCCCTATCTCGACCCCCGCTTCCACCGGGACTTCGACGACTTCCTCGCCGGGCGCGAGGCCCGCCGGGAGGCCATGACCCGGCTCGGGGTGCGCAACGAGGCCTTCGCGAACAAGTGGTTCACCGACAACGAGGAAGGCCTGCGCGGCGGCTGGGACCCCGCGCAGCGGATCAAGGAGCTCGACGGCGACGGGGTGGCCGCCGAGGTCGTCTTCCCCGACGCGGACGCCGTCGACAGCCAGACCGCCGCGCCCTTCGGCGTCGGCCTGGGGCTCTCCGGCGACCAGGACCCGCAGCTCGGCATGGCGGGCGCGAAGGCCCACAACCGGTGGCTGGCCGAGTTCGTGTCCGCGAACCCGGCCCGGCACTGCGGGGTCGCCCTGCTGCCCGTCACCGCCGACGTCCGCGAGGTCGTCGCCGAGATCCACCGGGCCAAGGAGTCCGGGCTCGGCGCGCTGATGATCCCCTCCATGTGGGTGGACAAGGCGCCCTACCACGACCGGCGTTACGACCCGGTGTGGGCGGCGGCCGCCGAGACCGGCATGCCGGTCGTCACCCACTCCGGGGCGGCACCGCGCGAGGAGTACGGCGACCACCTCGGGATCTACGTCTCCGAGGTCACCTTCTGGCCGGCCAGGCCGCTGTGGTTCCTGCTCTGGTCGGGCGTCTTCGAGCGCCACCCGGGCCTGCGGTTCGGGGTCGCCGAGTCCGGCTGCTGGTGGCTGCCGAACCTGCTCTGGTTCATGGACCGGCTCTATCTGGGCGCGCACGGCGGCAAGAAGCTGTCCCCGTTCGCGGAGCTGAAGCGGCCGCCGAGCGAGTACCTGGACCGGCAGGTCTTCGTCTGCGCCACCAACACCAAGCGGCGCGAGCTCGCCCAGCGGTACGAGATCGGCGTCGACAACATCCTGTGGGGCTCGGACTTCCCGCACCCGGAGGGCACCTGGCCCGACACGCGCGCGTGGCTGCGGAGGACGTTCCACGACATCCCGGTCGAGGAGACCCGGCGGATGCTGGGGCTCGCCGCCGCGGAGGTCTTTGGATTCGATATCCAAATATTGGATCCGATAGCCCGTCGCATCGGCCCCACCCCCGCCGACCTCGGCCAGCCCGCCGACCAGGCCGCCGTCGAGGCCTCCTGGGCCCGCTCCCGCGAGGTCGGCCGGCACTGGCTCACCGATCACGAGTTCCCGGTCCTGGGGGCGAACTGA